Sequence from the Kineosporia succinea genome:
CGGTGGGCATCGTGTTCAAGGGCTCGGGCTTCTACCGCAACGACTCGCGCGGCTCGAACTCCAGCACCACCACCTCGTCCGACAGCAAGTCGACCACGACGTCGTCCGACTCCTCGAGCTCCTCGACCTCGTCCGACAGCAAGTCGTCCGGCAGCAAGTCGTCGGACTCCAAGTCGTCGAGCAGCACGCCGGCCTCCACGTCGGCGTCGAGCGGCAGCAGCGCCGCCTGAGCTGATCCGCCTTCCCACCCCCGCGCCCTCCGGGTCGCGGGGGTGGTCGCGTTGGGGGGCTTCCACAGGTGGGTCGGAGGCGGGGTTTTTCCACAGGGGGACGCGTGGGGGCGCCGGGGGCGGGACGGTTTCCCTAGCGTGGTGGGCATGGCAGTGACGGGTAAGGACGGGGTCGGATGGGTACCGGGGCGCTCGGGAGACCACCTGTTCGACGACGAAACACGCACCGACGCCTCTCGTCTCACTGATGCGGGGCACGAGTGGGACGACGACCTCCTCTCCCGGCCGCCCGGCTCCTCCCGGCCCGGCTCGTCCCGGCTGCCCAGCTCCTCCTGGCCTGGCTCCACCTGGCCCAGCTCCTCCTGGCCTGGCTCCACCTGGCCCGGCTCCTCCCGGCTGCCCGGCTCCTCCCGGCCCGGCTCCTCCCGGCCCGGCTCCACCTGGCCCGGCTCCTCCCGGCCGCTCAGCCCGACGGCCGACTGGCCACCGTCGGCCTGGTCGGACCCCCAACCGAAACCCAATGGGGCTCAGTGGTTGCGGCGACTCAAGGAGTCCCGGGCGCTGGCCCGGTACCGAGCGGTGAGGCACCCGCCAAGGCTCGGCAGCGGACGCGTCCGCACAGCCCGCCTTCTGCTGGCCCGCCACCGGCGCACCGTGTCGGTGGTGCTGGTGCTGCTCGCGATCTG
This genomic interval carries:
- a CDS encoding FmdB family zinc ribbon protein, with the protein product MPTYVYACTECNHGFEAQQAFTDDALTECPECGGKLRKVFNSVGIVFKGSGFYRNDSRGSNSSTTTSSDSKSTTTSSDSSSSSTSSDSKSSGSKSSDSKSSSSTPASTSASSGSSAA